One region of Mycolicibacterium rhodesiae NBB3 genomic DNA includes:
- a CDS encoding enoyl-CoA hydratase/isomerase family protein, with protein sequence MSELPAGTSDLTGCDEILVANDGAVRIVTLNNPDNANAVNNRMHGAFARLWTALGEDTEARAVLLTGTGDFFSAGGDLVEWLHTHVENPVTRREGMRDARRIVRDMIDFPLPIVAAVNGPAVGFGCSIAVLCDIVLMSDRSFFADTHVASGLVAGDGGSVLWPLLMSLLKAKEYLLLGERIKAEKAVELGLANRVVPHGDIKTEGLALAHRLAALPARAVQDTKRTLNLHAERAVTAILEYGISAETECFTTPEHRAAIDKFLDRS encoded by the coding sequence ATGAGCGAACTCCCCGCCGGCACATCAGACCTCACCGGATGTGATGAGATCCTCGTTGCTAACGACGGTGCCGTCCGCATCGTGACGCTGAACAATCCCGACAACGCCAATGCCGTGAACAACCGGATGCACGGTGCCTTTGCACGGCTGTGGACCGCCCTTGGTGAAGACACCGAGGCTCGCGCGGTGCTGCTCACCGGAACCGGTGACTTCTTCTCGGCAGGTGGGGATCTGGTGGAGTGGCTACACACGCACGTGGAGAACCCGGTGACGCGTCGTGAGGGAATGCGTGATGCTCGCAGGATCGTGCGCGACATGATCGACTTTCCACTGCCGATCGTCGCCGCCGTCAACGGTCCGGCGGTCGGATTCGGCTGCAGCATTGCGGTGTTGTGCGACATCGTGCTGATGTCGGACCGCTCGTTTTTCGCAGACACCCACGTCGCAAGCGGCTTGGTGGCCGGCGACGGCGGTTCGGTGCTGTGGCCCCTGCTGATGAGCCTGCTGAAGGCCAAGGAGTACTTGCTGCTCGGTGAGCGCATCAAGGCCGAGAAGGCCGTCGAACTCGGGCTTGCCAACCGCGTCGTCCCCCACGGCGACATCAAGACTGAGGGTCTGGCGCTCGCTCACCGGCTTGCTGCACTTCCCGCGCGTGCGGTCCAGGACACCAAGCGCACTCTGAACCTACACGCCGAGCGTGCAGTCACCGCCATTCTGGAATACGGGATCTCAGCTGAGACAGAGTGTTTCACCACACCCGAACACCGCGCGGCGATCGACAAGTTCCTCGACAGATCATGA
- a CDS encoding biotin/lipoyl-containing protein: MTEVRMPKPGDAITEAEITEFFHEEGGSVSEGEPLYSIATDKVEMDIESPATGTVAWKVSEGGTYEVGELIAVIS, translated from the coding sequence GTGACAGAGGTGCGGATGCCCAAGCCTGGTGACGCCATCACCGAAGCCGAGATCACCGAGTTCTTCCACGAGGAGGGTGGCTCGGTCTCCGAAGGTGAGCCGCTGTACTCCATCGCCACCGACAAGGTGGAGATGGACATCGAGTCTCCCGCGACCGGCACGGTGGCATGGAAGGTCTCCGAAGGTGGCACTTATGAGGTCGGTGAGCTCATCGCCGTCATCTCGTGA
- a CDS encoding MaoC/PaaZ C-terminal domain-containing protein yields the protein MGTTLDPTTFAWTETDTILYALGVGARPPDELRLLDERRGPAVLPTFALLANWWAVKDLRSVLDLGSFPIVHGGQSLSVSRPVQPCGEVAVTGEVTAVWDKGKHAAIEVTTRGTDADGELFVAVGQTMVLGGGGFGGDRGPASADEPTGPSDVTIIDEVRPEQAAIYRLSGDRNPLHIDPDAAKKSGFDDVFLHGLCTFGFAARAVINTLGDGDPAALQSISCRFAKPVTLGAPLSTEVWRQGPTVQFRTSQGSVVALSAGAATLRG from the coding sequence GTGGGTACCACCCTCGATCCGACGACATTCGCGTGGACGGAAACCGATACCATCCTCTATGCGCTCGGAGTCGGCGCTCGGCCACCCGACGAACTTCGCCTCCTCGACGAACGCCGCGGTCCCGCGGTGTTGCCGACCTTCGCACTGCTGGCGAACTGGTGGGCGGTCAAGGATCTGCGCAGCGTCCTCGACCTCGGCTCGTTTCCGATCGTGCACGGTGGCCAGTCGCTGTCGGTTTCTCGTCCCGTACAACCTTGCGGCGAGGTGGCTGTGACCGGCGAGGTCACGGCGGTGTGGGACAAGGGCAAGCACGCCGCTATCGAGGTGACAACTCGCGGGACCGACGCCGACGGCGAACTCTTCGTCGCGGTCGGACAGACCATGGTGCTCGGCGGCGGCGGGTTCGGCGGAGACCGCGGCCCCGCGTCCGCAGATGAGCCCACCGGACCCTCCGACGTCACCATCATCGACGAGGTGCGGCCGGAACAAGCCGCCATCTACCGGCTCAGCGGTGACCGCAACCCGCTGCACATCGATCCCGATGCCGCCAAGAAATCGGGCTTCGACGATGTGTTCCTGCACGGCCTGTGCACCTTTGGATTCGCCGCGCGCGCCGTGATCAACACTCTTGGCGATGGGGATCCCGCAGCGCTTCAGTCGATCAGCTGTCGATTCGCCAAACCGGTCACGCTCGGCGCGCCCTTGAGCACCGAAGTGTGGCGGCAGGGCCCGACCGTGCAGTTCCGCACCAGTCAGGGTTCGGTCGTTGCCCTGTCGGCAGGCGCGGCGACGCTGCGAGGATGA
- a CDS encoding TetR/AcrR family transcriptional regulator, with translation MDQRRMRGQRNREALISAAVALFETQGYDATTVDQITAAAGVAPRTYFHHFGAKEDILFDGYAERLDEATRRFRASRSITLWGALSEASASVAEAIAAQPEIFVVRARMYASHPALRATRLRINDDWIDQMTREVARWLGSDAESDLRPRLAATVINGANRAAIDTWVAGDGRGELLAIMSQAVALLRPSINRIERLVREDRRRRVG, from the coding sequence ATGGATCAACGTCGCATGCGGGGCCAACGCAACCGTGAGGCGCTCATCTCAGCAGCGGTCGCACTCTTCGAGACGCAGGGCTACGACGCCACCACCGTCGACCAGATCACCGCCGCCGCTGGCGTCGCGCCGCGGACGTACTTTCATCACTTCGGGGCCAAAGAGGACATTCTTTTCGACGGCTACGCCGAAAGGCTCGACGAGGCCACCCGCCGATTTCGCGCTTCGCGCTCGATCACGTTGTGGGGGGCGCTTTCTGAGGCGTCGGCTTCCGTTGCCGAAGCGATCGCCGCACAGCCGGAGATCTTTGTGGTGCGGGCCCGGATGTACGCAAGTCACCCGGCGCTTCGGGCGACGCGGCTGCGCATCAACGACGACTGGATCGACCAGATGACCCGTGAGGTCGCGCGATGGCTCGGTAGCGACGCCGAATCAGATCTGCGCCCGCGCTTGGCGGCCACCGTCATCAACGGGGCCAACCGCGCCGCGATAGACACATGGGTGGCCGGCGACGGACGCGGCGAGCTTCTGGCGATCATGAGCCAGGCGGTCGCCTTGCTTCGACCGTCCATCAACCGCATCGAGCGGCTGGTCAGAGAAGATCGGCGCCGCCGTGTCGGGTGA
- a CDS encoding acetyl-CoA acetyltransferase has protein sequence MTSIRGAAAIVGAADEVSPDGVIDVPLRELEARVIRAALADAGLTLKDVDGLCSCTGGTLMHSVELAEYLGITPRFTDATQTGGASYGLYVEHAAAAIAAGLAETVVIVYASTPRAARRRGEKGMGVFATPERIEWETPFGVMLPISAYALAANRHMSQFGTTAEQLAQIAVDTRKWAALNPRAHLRDEISVDDVLNSGFLAEPVHKLECCLVTDGAGAIVVTSAERARDLEKPPVYVLGAASAASHTMISQMPDLTVTPGAVSGPAAFAQAALTPDDVGVVQLYDSFTITVLLALEDLGFCAKGEGGDFVGDGVLAPGGELPGQTTGGGLAYTHPGAFGAFLLVEATRQLRGEGGPRQVDADVALAHGTGGVLSATSTVILGSEATL, from the coding sequence GTGACGAGCATCCGCGGCGCGGCGGCGATCGTCGGAGCGGCCGACGAGGTATCGCCAGATGGCGTCATCGACGTGCCGCTACGAGAGCTCGAGGCGCGCGTCATCCGAGCGGCGCTTGCCGACGCGGGACTGACTCTGAAGGACGTCGACGGATTGTGTTCCTGCACGGGTGGCACGCTGATGCACTCGGTGGAACTAGCCGAATATCTCGGCATCACACCACGTTTCACGGATGCGACCCAGACCGGCGGTGCCAGCTATGGGCTCTATGTCGAGCACGCGGCGGCTGCGATCGCGGCGGGCCTCGCCGAAACCGTCGTGATCGTCTACGCATCGACGCCCCGCGCCGCGCGGAGACGGGGCGAAAAGGGGATGGGTGTGTTCGCCACACCCGAGCGCATCGAATGGGAGACACCCTTCGGGGTGATGCTGCCGATCAGCGCCTATGCGCTGGCCGCGAATCGGCACATGTCCCAATTCGGGACCACTGCAGAGCAACTCGCGCAGATCGCAGTCGACACCCGCAAGTGGGCTGCGCTCAATCCGCGCGCGCACCTGAGGGATGAAATCAGCGTCGACGACGTGCTGAATTCCGGCTTCCTCGCCGAGCCGGTGCACAAGTTGGAGTGCTGCCTGGTCACCGACGGGGCGGGGGCGATCGTGGTCACCTCGGCCGAGCGGGCTCGCGATCTGGAGAAGCCGCCCGTATACGTGTTGGGGGCGGCCTCCGCCGCATCGCACACGATGATCTCGCAGATGCCTGACTTGACGGTCACCCCAGGCGCGGTGTCGGGACCGGCAGCGTTCGCCCAAGCCGCGTTGACCCCCGACGATGTCGGCGTCGTGCAGCTCTACGACTCGTTCACCATCACGGTGCTGCTGGCGCTGGAGGATCTCGGCTTCTGCGCCAAGGGGGAGGGCGGCGACTTCGTCGGTGATGGCGTGCTGGCCCCCGGCGGGGAGCTGCCCGGCCAGACCACCGGTGGCGGACTGGCCTACACGCATCCCGGTGCCTTCGGTGCATTCCTCCTCGTCGAGGCGACCCGCCAATTGCGCGGCGAAGGCGGACCCCGACAAGTGGATGCTGATGTCGCACTGGCGCACGGGACCGGCGGGGTACTTTCGGCGACGTCCACGGTGATACTCGGATCGGAGGCAACGTTGTGA
- a CDS encoding Zn-ribbon domain-containing OB-fold protein encodes MKEDARPIPVPEPSAVSAPYWDATKSKTLTMQRCVKCRRLVWYPRFVCPHCGGDELAWEPLSGRGVVYAVSVHHRPALPAFADEVPYSVVLVDLVEGARIMSNVFGTPPEVGDEVGLAWVPLPDGRNLPTFERR; translated from the coding sequence GTGAAGGAAGACGCGCGCCCCATTCCGGTCCCCGAGCCGAGCGCGGTCTCGGCGCCGTACTGGGACGCCACCAAGAGCAAGACCTTGACCATGCAGCGGTGCGTGAAATGCCGCCGGCTGGTGTGGTATCCGCGTTTCGTGTGCCCGCACTGTGGTGGCGATGAACTGGCCTGGGAACCGTTGTCCGGTCGCGGTGTGGTCTACGCGGTCAGCGTGCATCATCGTCCGGCGCTGCCTGCCTTCGCCGACGAGGTGCCCTACTCGGTGGTGCTCGTCGACCTGGTTGAGGGCGCGCGCATCATGTCGAATGTGTTCGGTACCCCGCCAGAGGTGGGCGACGAGGTTGGTCTGGCATGGGTGCCACTGCCGGACGGCCGAAACCTGCCGACCTTCGAGCGCAGGTGA
- a CDS encoding acyl-CoA dehydrogenase family protein gives MPLSPIVRFGGGPRIDALRNELREWLAANLPDEFRRTAANPDYWPREGHERAVEFCQALHERGWFVPHWPAEFEGGGLGIVEQVVIREELAYAGAPVVNTNGVNMLAPVLFRFGTPEQQAEHLPKIARSERMWAQGYSEPEAGSDLAALRMTARRDGDDYILDGQKTWTSNGVLADWIFVLARTTPLGEKRQAGISFFLVDLDSPGITRRPIRSMTGYPTFAEEFFDGVRVPAANLVGGEGDGWKVAKALLVAERSNVTRAAQAQRYLDELVDWCHAQRGSSHDPLADPANRLALAHAVERVEVGRALSYRVAHQQAAGALDPALPSLSKLYHSELTAELRQLGATLLGPAGALMPDDPDAVLHGHFSEGLLLSLLHTIGGGTSEIQRDLISTTGLGLPR, from the coding sequence TGGTTGGCCGCCAATCTGCCCGACGAATTCCGGCGTACCGCAGCCAATCCCGACTATTGGCCGCGGGAAGGCCACGAACGTGCCGTCGAGTTCTGCCAGGCGCTACATGAGCGAGGGTGGTTCGTTCCGCACTGGCCCGCGGAGTTCGAGGGCGGCGGGCTCGGGATCGTCGAGCAGGTGGTGATCCGCGAGGAACTCGCCTATGCCGGCGCCCCAGTGGTCAACACCAACGGCGTGAACATGTTGGCACCAGTGCTGTTCCGGTTCGGAACGCCGGAGCAGCAAGCCGAGCACCTACCCAAGATTGCGCGCTCCGAGCGCATGTGGGCCCAGGGCTATTCCGAGCCCGAAGCGGGTTCTGATCTCGCCGCCTTGCGCATGACCGCACGACGGGACGGCGATGACTACATCCTCGACGGACAGAAAACCTGGACCAGCAACGGTGTTCTCGCCGACTGGATCTTCGTCCTCGCCCGGACCACGCCGCTCGGGGAGAAACGGCAGGCGGGCATCTCGTTCTTCCTCGTCGACCTCGACTCGCCTGGTATCACTCGTCGGCCCATTCGCTCGATGACCGGTTATCCGACGTTCGCCGAGGAGTTCTTCGACGGGGTGCGCGTGCCGGCGGCGAATCTGGTCGGCGGCGAAGGTGATGGCTGGAAAGTTGCGAAGGCTCTGCTGGTCGCCGAGCGGTCGAACGTGACTCGTGCCGCCCAGGCGCAGCGCTATCTGGATGAATTGGTGGACTGGTGCCACGCTCAACGAGGCTCCTCGCACGATCCGCTCGCCGACCCCGCCAACAGGCTCGCTCTGGCGCATGCGGTGGAGCGCGTCGAGGTCGGCCGCGCGCTGTCCTACCGAGTCGCCCACCAGCAGGCCGCGGGCGCATTGGACCCGGCACTACCGTCGCTGTCCAAGCTGTATCACTCCGAGCTCACTGCTGAACTGCGTCAACTGGGGGCCACGCTGCTGGGCCCGGCAGGCGCGCTCATGCCAGACGATCCCGATGCCGTTTTGCACGGCCACTTTTCGGAGGGTCTGCTGCTCTCGCTGCTGCACACCATCGGTGGTGGCACGAGCGAGATTCAGCGGGATCTCATCTCGACCACTGGTCTCGGGCTGCCTCGCTAG
- a CDS encoding LLM class flavin-dependent oxidoreductase, whose amino-acid sequence MKFGVFILGDKPNHLSDQQVFANVLEEARWAEELGYDEVWLAEHHFSPYGMLADLPLVAAAIAAQTERIRVGTACMVSPFHNPIQLAERIAMVDVLSGGRFDAGFGRGYQAHEFQGFGVSMDEATGRYQECVDIVNLLLTQENVSYEGKYFQLEDVTIYPRPVQRPVPVWGTVMKTPSSFEWLADRGFGAIIGNPYTVDPDLQGALDIYLEIQAKKGLDAATENVWALLNAFCHTDDGFARTYPRESVELSIETHLKYSNPFERGGEIPADYKAYSDWFEKHDKQSYEQVLNSHLTLMGDPERIITKMQTVIDMGWRNIMLRMSRGGAMDRTKVYESMKLFAREVIPAATELAAAPA is encoded by the coding sequence ATGAAGTTCGGCGTATTCATCCTCGGCGACAAGCCCAACCACCTGTCCGACCAGCAGGTGTTTGCCAACGTGCTGGAGGAGGCGCGCTGGGCCGAGGAACTCGGCTACGACGAGGTCTGGCTGGCTGAGCACCATTTCTCGCCCTACGGCATGCTGGCCGATCTCCCGTTGGTTGCGGCCGCCATCGCTGCGCAGACTGAGCGCATCCGTGTCGGTACTGCATGCATGGTCAGCCCTTTTCACAATCCGATCCAGCTCGCCGAGCGCATCGCGATGGTCGATGTGTTGTCCGGCGGGCGGTTCGATGCCGGCTTCGGCCGCGGCTACCAAGCCCACGAGTTCCAGGGCTTCGGAGTTTCGATGGACGAGGCGACGGGCCGTTATCAGGAATGTGTTGACATCGTCAATCTTCTGCTCACTCAGGAGAACGTGAGCTATGAGGGCAAGTACTTTCAGCTCGAGGACGTGACCATCTATCCGCGACCCGTGCAACGACCCGTACCGGTGTGGGGCACGGTGATGAAAACACCCTCAAGCTTTGAATGGTTGGCGGATAGAGGTTTTGGCGCGATCATCGGCAATCCCTACACGGTCGACCCGGACCTGCAGGGTGCGCTGGACATCTATCTGGAGATCCAGGCGAAGAAGGGTCTCGATGCCGCTACCGAGAACGTCTGGGCGCTGCTCAATGCGTTCTGCCACACCGACGACGGCTTCGCCCGCACCTATCCGCGGGAGAGCGTCGAGCTGTCCATCGAGACACACCTCAAATATTCCAACCCGTTCGAGCGCGGCGGTGAGATCCCAGCCGATTACAAGGCCTACTCGGATTGGTTCGAAAAGCACGACAAGCAGAGCTACGAGCAGGTGCTCAACTCGCACCTCACGTTGATGGGTGACCCCGAACGCATCATCACCAAGATGCAGACCGTCATCGATATGGGTTGGCGCAACATCATGCTGCGGATGTCGCGAGGTGGGGCCATGGACCGCACCAAGGTGTACGAGTCGATGAAGCTGTTCGCCCGCGAGGTGATCCCAGCCGCGACCGAGCTCGCAGCCGCTCCGGCCTGA
- a CDS encoding enoyl-CoA hydratase/isomerase family protein, whose protein sequence is MTELPSRVDLGAEELSGIIDGDTLTVTINRPEKRNALTADGYHGIKRAAMIVADEPGLSFLVLTGTGDAFCAGGDMNAVGNPERQWDSFTEAYDATPFETLGKIPKIVVCAVNGLALGGGLVMTLYADLVIASDKARLRVPDLTRGVYEAFIAARIPQRVGTLRANHLIYGNDWIDADEAERLGLVGKVVPHDSLSAETAALLDRVRNTGPAARAAMKREMSRALPPVDVSGYWSSMGTAEQIEAFTAFLQKRPPDWPVGADRDAFVATRRPAWMRPQSEHEGTEFS, encoded by the coding sequence GTGACCGAACTCCCAAGCCGCGTTGACCTGGGCGCCGAAGAGCTGTCCGGGATCATCGACGGTGACACGCTCACGGTCACCATCAATCGGCCGGAGAAGCGAAATGCGCTGACTGCCGACGGGTATCACGGAATCAAGCGGGCGGCGATGATTGTCGCGGACGAACCCGGGCTGAGCTTTCTCGTCCTGACGGGCACCGGGGACGCCTTCTGCGCCGGCGGCGACATGAACGCTGTCGGCAACCCTGAGCGACAGTGGGACTCGTTCACCGAAGCGTATGACGCCACCCCGTTCGAGACGCTGGGCAAGATTCCCAAGATCGTTGTGTGCGCAGTCAACGGACTCGCACTCGGCGGCGGCCTGGTGATGACGCTGTATGCAGATCTGGTGATCGCCTCCGACAAAGCGCGGCTGCGTGTACCCGACCTGACGCGGGGGGTCTACGAGGCCTTCATAGCCGCCCGAATTCCACAACGAGTCGGCACCCTGCGGGCCAATCATTTGATTTACGGCAATGATTGGATCGATGCCGACGAGGCGGAGCGGCTTGGTCTGGTTGGCAAGGTCGTGCCACATGATTCGCTTTCAGCAGAGACTGCAGCGCTGCTGGATCGGGTCCGCAACACCGGGCCTGCGGCGCGCGCAGCGATGAAGCGGGAAATGTCTCGTGCGCTGCCGCCTGTCGACGTATCGGGCTACTGGTCGTCGATGGGAACCGCAGAACAGATCGAAGCGTTCACCGCGTTCTTGCAGAAGCGTCCGCCGGACTGGCCGGTCGGCGCTGACCGGGACGCGTTCGTCGCTACCCGTCGACCGGCATGGATGCGACCCCAATCTGAGCATGAAGGGACCGAATTCAGTTGA
- a CDS encoding enoyl-CoA hydratase/isomerase family protein, whose amino-acid sequence MTGIHGANPDPLILAEDRDGIAVIWLNRPAQRNSMRYESWSELAAALESVSTARGVIIAGAQGFFSAGGDLKTGPAHGSGPMGPAGRVEHAQRVMEQLRSVGVPTVAAVEGAAIGLGWSLALSCDLVVAARDAFFAAPFVTRAVVPDGGLAWRLTQQLGRHRASSLLLRGNRLPAEDAHRLGLVTDLAEPGAAVDEAIAIARSVAESEPGAVELTKRLIAAAEAAQLATFQPLELAVATVAQQRSASEAARDQWSR is encoded by the coding sequence ATGACGGGCATCCACGGCGCGAATCCGGATCCGTTGATCCTCGCCGAGGACCGCGATGGGATCGCGGTCATCTGGTTGAACCGCCCCGCGCAGCGCAACTCGATGCGGTACGAATCCTGGTCGGAGCTGGCGGCGGCGCTAGAGTCCGTGTCAACGGCCCGCGGTGTCATCATCGCCGGTGCGCAGGGATTCTTCAGCGCCGGAGGAGATTTGAAGACCGGCCCGGCGCACGGCTCCGGGCCGATGGGGCCTGCGGGCAGGGTCGAACACGCGCAGCGAGTCATGGAACAACTCCGATCGGTCGGCGTTCCCACGGTTGCCGCGGTCGAGGGGGCCGCAATCGGCCTCGGCTGGAGCCTGGCACTGTCCTGCGATCTGGTGGTCGCCGCGCGCGATGCGTTCTTTGCGGCGCCGTTCGTCACCCGCGCGGTGGTGCCCGACGGTGGGCTGGCGTGGCGACTGACCCAGCAGCTCGGCAGGCATCGCGCGTCGTCGCTGTTGTTGCGCGGCAACCGCTTGCCTGCCGAAGATGCGCATCGGCTGGGCTTGGTGACCGACCTCGCCGAACCCGGCGCGGCCGTCGATGAGGCCATCGCAATTGCGCGCTCCGTCGCGGAGTCCGAACCCGGCGCCGTCGAACTGACGAAGCGACTGATCGCGGCAGCCGAAGCCGCTCAACTGGCGACCTTCCAGCCGCTGGAACTGGCGGTGGCCACTGTCGCACAGCAGCGCTCGGCTAGCGAGGCAGCCCGAGACCAGTGGTCGAGATGA
- a CDS encoding NAD(P)H-dependent flavin oxidoreductase: MISTRFTEAFGIEHPIVQGGMQWVGRAELAAAVSDAGGLGLITALTQPTPADLANEIARARDLTDKPFGVNLTILPTIDPPPYDEYRQVIVDAGIKIVETAGSNPGPHLPIFHDNGIKVLHKCTSVRHAVKAQSLGVDGISIDGFECAGHPGEDDIPGLVLIPAAAKEIEIPMIASGGFADGRGLVAALALGADGINMGSRFMCTAESPIHQKVKDAIVAGNELGTELIFRTLRNTGRVASNTVSREVVEILNQGGQFEDIAHLVSGKRGVKVYETGDLDAGIWWVGTAMGLIDDIPTAGELVSRIVAEAESIIGDRLAGALR; the protein is encoded by the coding sequence TTGATCTCTACCAGGTTCACCGAAGCCTTCGGTATCGAACACCCGATCGTGCAGGGCGGCATGCAGTGGGTTGGCCGCGCGGAACTGGCTGCCGCAGTATCGGATGCGGGCGGTCTTGGCCTCATCACGGCACTGACTCAGCCGACACCTGCAGACCTCGCGAACGAGATCGCCCGCGCACGCGATCTCACCGACAAGCCGTTCGGGGTGAATCTCACGATCCTGCCCACCATCGATCCGCCGCCCTACGACGAGTACCGACAGGTGATCGTGGATGCCGGGATCAAGATCGTGGAGACCGCCGGTTCGAATCCGGGTCCGCATCTGCCGATTTTCCATGACAATGGCATCAAAGTGTTGCACAAGTGCACTTCGGTGCGGCATGCGGTCAAGGCGCAGAGTCTCGGTGTTGACGGCATCAGCATCGACGGATTCGAGTGCGCGGGTCACCCTGGCGAGGACGACATTCCGGGTCTGGTCCTGATACCTGCGGCCGCAAAGGAGATCGAGATCCCGATGATCGCCTCCGGCGGATTCGCCGATGGTAGGGGACTGGTGGCGGCGCTGGCACTGGGCGCTGACGGTATCAACATGGGGTCGCGGTTCATGTGCACCGCGGAATCGCCCATCCATCAGAAGGTCAAGGACGCGATCGTGGCGGGGAACGAACTGGGCACGGAGTTGATCTTTCGCACTCTGCGCAATACGGGCCGGGTGGCTAGCAACACTGTCTCGCGCGAGGTCGTCGAAATCCTCAACCAGGGTGGTCAATTCGAGGACATCGCACATCTGGTCTCGGGCAAGCGAGGGGTGAAGGTCTACGAGACGGGTGATCTGGACGCGGGCATCTGGTGGGTCGGGACGGCGATGGGTCTGATCGACGACATTCCCACGGCCGGCGAACTGGTCTCACGCATCGTGGCTGAGGCCGAGTCCATCATCGGCGACAGGCTCGCGGGCGCACTCCGATGA
- a CDS encoding alpha-ketoacid dehydrogenase subunit beta — MGLVQAINRTLDRAMAADDSIVLLGEDIGDPSGGGMFKVTAGLSAKYGEERVLDTPIAESAIVGAAIGASLGGLRPVAELMFMDFLGVAMDQIANHAAKVRYMSGGRQGAPLVIRTMVGMAAGPQHSQAFEAWAMHTPGLKVVWPSTAADAAGLMKACLSDDDPCLFVESMKLYYGGGKGPVPVADYVIPLGQADVKRQGSDVTVVTYGVMVHAALEAAERLTGDGISVEVVDLRTLVPLDLATVLASVRKTTRLVVAHESVGFCGPGAEIAAAVGTELFGVLAAPIQRVAGTYTPIPRAATLEAACRPGADQVVEAIRRIS; from the coding sequence ATGGGTCTGGTGCAGGCGATCAACAGGACTCTGGACCGAGCGATGGCCGCCGACGATTCGATCGTGCTGCTCGGCGAGGACATCGGCGACCCGTCGGGGGGCGGCATGTTCAAAGTCACCGCCGGGCTGTCGGCCAAGTACGGAGAGGAACGCGTTCTCGACACCCCGATCGCCGAGTCTGCGATCGTGGGCGCCGCGATAGGTGCCTCGTTGGGCGGACTGCGCCCGGTAGCCGAACTGATGTTCATGGACTTCCTTGGCGTCGCGATGGACCAGATCGCCAACCATGCGGCAAAGGTGCGATACATGTCAGGTGGTCGCCAAGGCGCGCCGCTGGTGATCAGAACGATGGTGGGAATGGCTGCCGGGCCCCAACATTCGCAGGCGTTCGAGGCCTGGGCGATGCATACGCCGGGGCTAAAAGTCGTCTGGCCGAGCACTGCCGCCGACGCCGCTGGTCTGATGAAAGCCTGTCTCTCTGATGATGATCCGTGTCTGTTCGTAGAATCCATGAAGCTCTATTACGGGGGCGGCAAGGGTCCGGTGCCGGTGGCCGACTACGTGATCCCGCTCGGCCAGGCCGACGTCAAACGCCAGGGATCTGATGTCACCGTCGTCACCTACGGCGTCATGGTGCACGCAGCCCTGGAGGCGGCAGAAAGGTTGACCGGCGACGGGATTTCGGTGGAGGTGGTGGACCTGCGCACATTGGTACCCCTCGACTTGGCGACCGTTCTGGCGTCGGTTCGCAAGACCACACGATTAGTGGTCGCTCATGAATCGGTCGGGTTCTGTGGTCCAGGCGCGGAGATCGCCGCCGCGGTCGGTACCGAACTCTTCGGTGTGCTCGCTGCACCCATCCAGCGTGTCGCGGGGACGTACACGCCGATACCGCGGGCAGCGACGCTGGAAGCCGCCTGCCGGCCGGGCGCTGACCAGGTGGTCGAGGCGATCAGGAGGATTTCGTGA
- a CDS encoding nuclear transport factor 2 family protein, translating into MTVSLPDHELQRRREELVLRHVAGENDRDIETIMATFTHPRYEIVPTGMVFDGDEQVRQMILRQWDELPQLRYSAEAIFHSADGLVVETRTTCPGTPVDMLSVNLFVFRGDGLILERCYFDRMLFAAQMQVVT; encoded by the coding sequence GTGACTGTGTCCCTCCCGGACCACGAATTGCAGCGGCGGCGTGAGGAACTGGTCCTGCGACACGTCGCAGGGGAGAACGATCGCGATATCGAAACGATCATGGCGACATTCACGCATCCGCGTTATGAGATCGTACCGACCGGCATGGTGTTCGACGGGGATGAGCAAGTCCGGCAGATGATTCTTCGCCAATGGGATGAACTACCCCAGCTGCGCTATTCGGCGGAGGCGATCTTCCACTCCGCCGATGGTCTGGTGGTCGAAACGAGAACGACGTGTCCGGGCACCCCGGTGGACATGCTCAGCGTCAACCTGTTCGTCTTCCGCGGTGACGGTCTGATCCTGGAGCGCTGCTATTTCGATCGGATGCTGTTCGCCGCGCAGATGCAGGTTGTCACCTGA